Proteins from a genomic interval of Anas platyrhynchos isolate ZD024472 breed Pekin duck chromosome 4, IASCAAS_PekinDuck_T2T, whole genome shotgun sequence:
- the DOK7 gene encoding protein Dok-7 isoform X3 gives MTDSAVVEGHVKLRDGKKWKSRWLVLRKPSPVAVLLLLDCLLMLVYKDKSERAKGHKERSSVTLEDICGLDPGLSYEGLNHTLAIICLSQVVMLGFENKETMYAWDVRIRYSLGEVHRFQVFVAPGTKLESGPATLHFCNDILVLAKDLPPSVMGQWKLSDLRRYGAVPNGFIFEGGTRCGFWAGVFFLSCAEGEQISFLFDCIVRGISPTKGPFGLRPVLPDPSTNPAYSEERLAHEALQLEKRLSLLSHTSRQGSGGDDRSLSSSSSDTSHSDVSVGSRLTIWPEQSSASTSQESHGLAAAKGIHLGEEKTLPEGARGITKPPPKPLRSRQLQEIGRQSSSDSGIATGSHSSYSGSFSSYAGSLDICHGDEFGSLLSLPLNFPSDQNLCTCPHSEPQRGAGSEYQIPSSLRHIYDTPRSLLQAAAKDVQPKSADSTLPKDQTLPPHGASDPKLLLPRLEAQRAAEHSQDRGRPSSLLPESTKDSSDETHVDFVSRWSDTKPQGQVSDSKSSELAPPSGVSADPYDTCSPHLGMTRALFSACPICGGLKGSAILQSGVLPAIPGASSVMAASGSLKLHKGHSLQAGFC, from the exons ATGACGGATTCCGCGGTGGTGGAGGGTCACGTCAAGTTGAGAGATGGAAAAAAG TGGAAGAGTAGGTGGCTGGTGCTGCGCAAGCCCTCCCCGGTGGCAG ttttgcttcttttagaCTGTTTGCTCATGCTGGTGTACAAGGATAAATCTGAGCGAGCGAAAGGGCATaaggagaggagcagcgtgACCTTAGAAGACATCTGTGGCTTGGATCCTGGGCTCTCCTATGAGGGCTTGAATCACACGCTTGCAATCATCTGCCTCTCTCAAGTTGTGATGCTGGGATTTGAGAACAAGGAAACAATGTATGCGTGGGATGTACGAATCCGCTACAGTCTGGGGGAAG TTCATAGATTTCAAGTTTTTGTAGCACCTGGCACTAAACTCGAGAGTGGGCCTGCTACCCTGCACTTCTGCAATGACATCCTCGTCCTTGCCAAAGACCTCCCTCCTAGCGTCATGGGGCAATGGAAACTCTCAGACCTGCGCCGATACGGAGCTGTCCCAAATGGATTCATCTTTGAAGGGGGTACCAGGTGCGGCTTCT GGGccggtgtttttttcctttcttgtgctGAAGGGGAGCAGATCAGCTTTCTGTTCGACTGTATCGTCCGTGGCATCTCCCCGACGAAAGGCCCTTTTGGTTTGCGTCCAGTCCTACCAG ATCCAAGTACAAATCCAGCCTATTCAGAAGAAAGATTGGCTCATGAAGCTTTGCAATTAGAGAAGCGCTTGAGCTTGCTGTCCCATACAAGTCGCCAGGGCAGTGGAG gAGATGATAGAAGTCTTTCAAGCTCGTCTTCAGACACCAGCCACTCGGATGTTAGTGTTGGGAGCAGATTGACAATTTGGCCTGAACAATCTTCAGCCAGCACCTCACAAGAGAGTCATGGACTGGCAGCTGCAAAGGGCATTCATCTCGGGGAAGAAAAGACCCTTCCAGAAGGGGCACGTGGCATCACAAAACCACCTCCGAAGCCCCTCCGATCCAGACAGCTGCAGGAAATAGGTCGTCAGAGTTCTTCTGACAGTGGAATAGCTACTGGTAGTCACTCCTCTTACTCTGGAAGCTTCTCTTCCTATGCTGGGAGCTTGGACATTTGCCACGGTGATGAGTTTGGATCGTTGCTAAGCCTGCCATTGAACTTTCCTTCAGATCAGAATTTATGTACTTGTCCTCACAGTGAGCCTCAGAGAGGTGCGGGATCAGAGTATCAgattcccagctctctcagacaTATTTATGACACACCCAGGAGTTTGTTACAGGCAGCTGCTAAAGATGTGCAACCGAAGAGTGCAGATTCCACGCTACCCAAGGACCAGACCCTGCCACCTCATGGTGCTAGTGACCCGAAACTGCTACTACCACGCCTAGAAGCACAGAGGGCGGCTGAGCACAGCCAGGACCGAGGGAGGCCTTCATCCTTACTCCCAGAAAGCACCAAGGACTCAAGTGATGAGACACATGTGGATTTTGTTTCGAGGTGGTCAGATACAAAGCCACAAGGACAGGTGTCAGACTCCAAAAGTAGTGAGTTGGCACCACCTAGTGGAGTCTCAGCTGACCCCTATGACACTTGTAGCCCCCACCTTGGGATGACAAGAGCTCTTTTTTCCGCTTGTCCAATCTGTGGTGGACTAAAG
- the DOK7 gene encoding protein Dok-7 isoform X4 has translation MTDSAVVEGHVKLRDGKKWKSRWLVLRKPSPVAVLLLLDCLLMLVYKDKSERAKGHKERSSVTLEDICGLDPGLSYEGLNHTLAIICLSQVVMLGFENKETMYAWDVRIRYSLGEVHRFQVFVAPGTKLESGPATLHFCNDILVLAKDLPPSVMGQWKLSDLRRYGAVPNGFIFEGGTRCGFWAGVFFLSCAEGEQISFLFDCIVRGISPTKGPFGLRPVLPDPSTNPAYSEERLAHEALQLEKRLSLLSHTSRQGSGGDDRSLSSSSSDTSHSDVSVGSRLTIWPEQSSASTSQESHGLAAAKGIHLGEEKTLPEGARGITKPPPKPLRSRQLQEIGRQSSSDSGIATGSHSSYSGSFSSYAGSLDICHGDEFGSLLSLPLNFPSDQNLCTCPHSEPQRGAGSEYQIPSSLRHIYDTPRSLLQAAAKDVQPKSADSTLPKDQTLPPHGASDPKLLLPRLEAQRAAEHSQDRGRPSSLLPESTKDSSDETHVDFVSRWSDTKPQGQVSDSKSSELAPPSGVSADPYDTCSPHLGMTRALFSACPICGGLKAAVREPESCLPFM, from the exons ATGACGGATTCCGCGGTGGTGGAGGGTCACGTCAAGTTGAGAGATGGAAAAAAG TGGAAGAGTAGGTGGCTGGTGCTGCGCAAGCCCTCCCCGGTGGCAG ttttgcttcttttagaCTGTTTGCTCATGCTGGTGTACAAGGATAAATCTGAGCGAGCGAAAGGGCATaaggagaggagcagcgtgACCTTAGAAGACATCTGTGGCTTGGATCCTGGGCTCTCCTATGAGGGCTTGAATCACACGCTTGCAATCATCTGCCTCTCTCAAGTTGTGATGCTGGGATTTGAGAACAAGGAAACAATGTATGCGTGGGATGTACGAATCCGCTACAGTCTGGGGGAAG TTCATAGATTTCAAGTTTTTGTAGCACCTGGCACTAAACTCGAGAGTGGGCCTGCTACCCTGCACTTCTGCAATGACATCCTCGTCCTTGCCAAAGACCTCCCTCCTAGCGTCATGGGGCAATGGAAACTCTCAGACCTGCGCCGATACGGAGCTGTCCCAAATGGATTCATCTTTGAAGGGGGTACCAGGTGCGGCTTCT GGGccggtgtttttttcctttcttgtgctGAAGGGGAGCAGATCAGCTTTCTGTTCGACTGTATCGTCCGTGGCATCTCCCCGACGAAAGGCCCTTTTGGTTTGCGTCCAGTCCTACCAG ATCCAAGTACAAATCCAGCCTATTCAGAAGAAAGATTGGCTCATGAAGCTTTGCAATTAGAGAAGCGCTTGAGCTTGCTGTCCCATACAAGTCGCCAGGGCAGTGGAG gAGATGATAGAAGTCTTTCAAGCTCGTCTTCAGACACCAGCCACTCGGATGTTAGTGTTGGGAGCAGATTGACAATTTGGCCTGAACAATCTTCAGCCAGCACCTCACAAGAGAGTCATGGACTGGCAGCTGCAAAGGGCATTCATCTCGGGGAAGAAAAGACCCTTCCAGAAGGGGCACGTGGCATCACAAAACCACCTCCGAAGCCCCTCCGATCCAGACAGCTGCAGGAAATAGGTCGTCAGAGTTCTTCTGACAGTGGAATAGCTACTGGTAGTCACTCCTCTTACTCTGGAAGCTTCTCTTCCTATGCTGGGAGCTTGGACATTTGCCACGGTGATGAGTTTGGATCGTTGCTAAGCCTGCCATTGAACTTTCCTTCAGATCAGAATTTATGTACTTGTCCTCACAGTGAGCCTCAGAGAGGTGCGGGATCAGAGTATCAgattcccagctctctcagacaTATTTATGACACACCCAGGAGTTTGTTACAGGCAGCTGCTAAAGATGTGCAACCGAAGAGTGCAGATTCCACGCTACCCAAGGACCAGACCCTGCCACCTCATGGTGCTAGTGACCCGAAACTGCTACTACCACGCCTAGAAGCACAGAGGGCGGCTGAGCACAGCCAGGACCGAGGGAGGCCTTCATCCTTACTCCCAGAAAGCACCAAGGACTCAAGTGATGAGACACATGTGGATTTTGTTTCGAGGTGGTCAGATACAAAGCCACAAGGACAGGTGTCAGACTCCAAAAGTAGTGAGTTGGCACCACCTAGTGGAGTCTCAGCTGACCCCTATGACACTTGTAGCCCCCACCTTGGGATGACAAGAGCTCTTTTTTCCGCTTGTCCAATCTGTGGTGGACTAAAG